Below is a window of Fibrobacter sp. UWB11 DNA.
GGCGACAAGTTGCCGGCCGACACCAAGAGCCAGCTGCAGGCTGCCATCGACGACATCAAGGCCAAGAAGGACAACGGCACCAAGGAAGAGATCAAGGCCGCTATGGACAAGCTCCAGGGCATGATCAGCTCCATGGCTCAGGCCGCCGGTGCAAACCAGGCCCAGCCGGGTCCGCAGCCGGGTGCTTCTGAACAGCCGAAGAACGACAAGAAGGGCGACGGTCCGGAAGTCGTCGACGCGGAAGTGGTTGACTAATTAAGCGTACGGCAGGTAATCGGTGTGTCGCCGGTTATCGGCCTCATACAGAAAGGATTGGCTCTCTTTTAGGGAGCAATCCTTTTTGCGTAAAATGAGCGAGCGCAAAAATGGCTGAAAAAAGAGATTATTACGAAGTTCTAGGCGTCGGCAAGGACGCGAGTGCTGACGAGATCAAGCACGCCTACAAGAAACTTGCCATCAAGTACCACCCGGACAAGAACCCGGGCGACAAGGAAGCCGAAGAGAAGTTCAAGGAGGCTGCCGAGGCCTACGACGTGCTCAGCAACCCCGAGAAGCGTAAGCAGTATGACCAGTTCGGCTTCAACGCCCCTGGTGGCGGCTTTGGTGGCGGCGGATTCGGCGGCCAGGGATTCTCGGTCGAGGATATCTTTGCGAACTTCGGCGATATTTTCGGTGGCGGATTCGGTGGTTTTGGCGGCGGTGGCCGCAGGAGCTCACGCAAGGCCGGGCCTCCCCGCGGGAACGACTTGCAGATCAAGGTGGCGCTCAGCTACAAGGAAATCTTCGAAGGCTGCACCAAGAAGGTTCGCCTGAAACGCTACACGCCTTGTACGGAATGTAACGGTAAGGGTGGCCAGGACATCAAGGAATGCAGCACCTGTCATGGAACGGGTCGTGTGCGCCGCTCTACAGGCGGATTTTTCCAGATGATTACCGAGAGCGCCTGCCCCACCTGTAACGGTACGGGTGAAGTTATCGCGAAACCGTGTAGCAACTGCCATGGCGAAGGCCGTGTGCAGGAAACGGAAGAGATTTCCATCAAGATTCCGGCGGGCGTTGCCGAGGGCCAGTACCTGAACCTGCGTGGCGA
It encodes the following:
- the dnaJ gene encoding molecular chaperone DnaJ; amino-acid sequence: MAEKRDYYEVLGVGKDASADEIKHAYKKLAIKYHPDKNPGDKEAEEKFKEAAEAYDVLSNPEKRKQYDQFGFNAPGGGFGGGGFGGQGFSVEDIFANFGDIFGGGFGGFGGGGRRSSRKAGPPRGNDLQIKVALSYKEIFEGCTKKVRLKRYTPCTECNGKGGQDIKECSTCHGTGRVRRSTGGFFQMITESACPTCNGTGEVIAKPCSNCHGEGRVQETEEISIKIPAGVAEGQYLNLRGEGNCGPRGGACGDLLAVIAEKPDDFYTREGDDLHCEIKVPVHKLVLGGTQRIPTLDGGEVKIKIAAGTQAGSVLRLRDQGLWPLKKQGDRGSLYVQIGVDIPKDLSREEKDLYQKLADLRHDKETAQEESFLEKMKNLFK